The Polaribacter tangerinus genome has a segment encoding these proteins:
- a CDS encoding NTP transferase domain-containing protein translates to MKKHQKHTNLEKRHIDNFAPNEFAFLGANCSVISDVVSQISQTLSSYKLAYFDASHATEVEKNYFSKYVYHHQGNVEIQTTGAVNKFEQRLQFAQYDAVFINGNHYEGAKQILILDAKKEASVLKRISQLSNIQFIIKLEEKTPIFDFLLEKYPNLKNKNCYSIHDIDKISTHINTLIKEKTPNTKGLVLVGGKSTRMGTDKALLDYYGVSQKEFASKLLEKNGVPTFYGVSAKTTEAKEIPDVFLNLGPFGSICSAFQKDPNSAWLVLATDVPFVDDLLIKKLLHHRNSSKVATAIKGIDNQFPEPLITIYEPKAYPILLQYLAMGYSCPRKMLINSDVEIVEVANHFIRNINTPEEFEKAKKEIKGK, encoded by the coding sequence ATGAAAAAGCATCAAAAACACACTAATTTAGAAAAAAGGCATATCGATAATTTTGCTCCAAATGAATTTGCTTTTTTAGGTGCTAATTGCAGTGTTATTTCCGATGTAGTTTCGCAAATCTCTCAAACATTATCTTCCTATAAATTAGCTTATTTCGATGCATCTCATGCAACTGAAGTAGAAAAAAATTATTTTTCTAAATATGTGTATCATCACCAAGGAAACGTCGAAATTCAAACAACTGGTGCTGTAAATAAATTTGAACAGCGTTTGCAATTTGCACAATATGATGCTGTTTTTATCAATGGAAATCATTACGAAGGTGCTAAGCAAATTTTAATTTTAGATGCTAAAAAAGAAGCCTCTGTTTTAAAACGAATATCGCAATTAAGTAACATTCAGTTTATAATAAAGTTAGAAGAAAAAACTCCTATTTTCGATTTTTTATTAGAAAAGTATCCGAATTTAAAAAACAAAAATTGTTATTCTATTCATGATATAGATAAAATTTCGACTCATATAAACACATTGATTAAAGAAAAAACACCCAATACAAAAGGGTTGGTTTTAGTGGGTGGTAAAAGTACAAGAATGGGAACTGATAAGGCTTTATTAGATTATTACGGAGTTTCTCAAAAAGAATTTGCGAGTAAATTATTAGAAAAAAATGGAGTTCCAACTTTTTATGGTGTTAGTGCAAAAACAACTGAGGCAAAAGAAATACCAGATGTTTTCTTAAACTTAGGTCCGTTTGGTAGTATTTGCTCAGCTTTTCAGAAAGACCCAAATTCTGCTTGGTTGGTGCTCGCAACAGATGTACCTTTTGTAGATGATTTGCTGATAAAAAAATTATTACATCATAGAAACAGTAGCAAAGTAGCAACAGCAATTAAAGGAATAGATAATCAATTTCCAGAGCCATTAATTACTATTTACGAACCCAAAGCCTATCCAATTTTACTTCAATATTTGGCAATGGGATATTCTTGTCCGAGAAAAATGCTTATCAACTCTGATGTAGAAATTGTAGAAGTAGCAAACCATTTTATAAGAAATATAAATACCCCCGAAGAGTTTGAGAAAGCAAAAAAGGAAATTAAAGGAAAGTAA
- a CDS encoding ATP-binding protein, with translation MLFNQIIGQDHIKTHLQVSAENGRIPHAQLFIGKEGSGTLPMAIAYAQFLIANFSDNKEAALLKCEKLQHPDLHFAFPVTTNDSVKKHAISSLFLEDWREFIKTQPYGSLFNWLQFIGVENKQGTIGVDEAEDIVKRLQLKSYEGGFKVMIIWMAEKMNTAASNKLLKLIEEPPSKTVFILISENEEQIINTIKSRCQALHFPVLSESDIANALIEKENCTTNDAAKITHQAEGNYNKALHLYKNDTADIIFEEWFVTWVRTAFKAKVDASVVQQLIAWSDTIAKSGRETQKRFLEYCLQFFRQAMLLNYKSEQLVFMETKTKFELSKFAPFIHGGNIIDIEKELNTAIYHIERNGNAKVILLDASMKLTRFLHKKEVTL, from the coding sequence ATGCTTTTTAACCAAATTATAGGTCAAGATCACATAAAAACTCATTTGCAAGTTTCTGCAGAAAATGGTAGAATACCACATGCACAACTTTTTATTGGTAAAGAAGGTAGCGGAACTTTGCCAATGGCTATTGCCTACGCTCAGTTTTTAATTGCTAATTTTTCCGACAATAAAGAGGCCGCTCTTTTAAAGTGTGAAAAATTACAGCATCCAGATTTGCATTTTGCGTTTCCTGTAACCACAAACGATAGTGTAAAAAAACACGCTATTAGTAGTCTTTTTTTAGAAGATTGGCGAGAATTTATAAAAACTCAGCCATATGGTAGCTTGTTTAATTGGCTTCAATTTATTGGTGTAGAAAACAAACAAGGTACTATTGGGGTTGATGAGGCTGAAGATATTGTAAAAAGATTACAACTAAAATCTTATGAAGGTGGTTTTAAAGTGATGATTATTTGGATGGCAGAAAAAATGAATACTGCAGCCTCAAATAAATTATTAAAACTTATTGAAGAGCCACCAAGTAAAACTGTTTTTATTCTTATTTCAGAAAATGAAGAGCAAATTATAAATACCATAAAATCGAGATGCCAAGCACTCCATTTTCCTGTATTAAGTGAAAGTGATATTGCCAATGCACTAATAGAAAAGGAAAATTGTACCACAAACGATGCCGCTAAAATTACTCACCAAGCAGAAGGCAATTATAATAAAGCGCTGCATTTGTACAAAAATGATACTGCAGATATAATTTTTGAAGAATGGTTTGTTACTTGGGTAAGAACCGCCTTTAAGGCCAAAGTTGATGCTTCTGTTGTTCAGCAATTAATTGCGTGGTCAGACACTATTGCGAAATCTGGTAGAGAAACTCAAAAACGTTTTTTAGAATATTGTTTGCAATTTTTTAGACAAGCAATGCTACTAAACTACAAAAGCGAGCAACTAGTATTTATGGAAACGAAAACTAAGTTCGAACTTTCTAAATTTGCTCCTTTTATTCATGGTGGTAATATTATAGACATAGAAAAAGAGTTAAATACTGCAATTTATCATATAGAAAGAAACGGAAATGCAAAAGTAATTTTATTAGATGCCTCTATGAAATTAACTCGTTTTCTTCATAAAAAAGAAGTTACTCTTTAA
- a CDS encoding phosphoglycerate kinase → MKTLKDFNFENKKAIIRVDFNVPLNAAFQVTDSTRIQAAKATIIDILEQGGSCVLMSHLGRPKGFQSEFSLQHIVKSVATIIGCNVKFVPDCVGEKVEEAVANLEPGEVLLLENLRFYEEETKGDIAFAQKLANLGDIYVNDAFGTVHRAHASTTIIAQFFENNKCFGNLLAREIESIDKVLNNSEKPVLAILGGAKVSSKITVIENILDKVDHLIIGGGMSFTFVKAQGGSIGNSICEDDKMELALAILKQAKEKGVEVHIPVDVVAADNFSNDANTQVCDINAIPDGWEGVDAGPKSSAIFDAVVNQCKTILWNGPLGVFEMESFSAGTKALGNSIDKATKNGAFSLVGGGDSVAAVKQFGFASKVSYVSTGGGAMLEMLEGKSLPGIDAILKES, encoded by the coding sequence ATGAAAACACTAAAAGATTTTAATTTCGAAAATAAAAAGGCCATTATTCGTGTAGATTTTAATGTACCCTTAAATGCAGCATTTCAAGTAACAGACAGTACTAGAATTCAGGCTGCAAAAGCAACTATTATAGATATTTTAGAACAAGGAGGAAGCTGTGTTTTAATGTCTCATTTAGGAAGACCTAAAGGATTTCAATCAGAATTTTCATTGCAGCATATTGTAAAGTCAGTAGCTACTATTATTGGGTGTAACGTTAAATTCGTACCAGATTGTGTAGGGGAAAAAGTAGAGGAAGCTGTAGCAAATTTAGAACCTGGTGAAGTACTACTATTAGAAAACTTGCGTTTTTATGAAGAGGAAACTAAAGGAGATATTGCATTTGCTCAAAAATTAGCTAATTTAGGAGATATATACGTAAATGATGCCTTCGGAACTGTACACAGAGCACACGCATCTACCACTATTATTGCACAGTTTTTTGAGAACAACAAATGTTTTGGAAATTTATTGGCAAGAGAAATAGAAAGTATAGATAAAGTATTAAATAATTCGGAAAAGCCCGTACTAGCTATTTTAGGAGGTGCAAAAGTATCTTCTAAAATAACGGTTATAGAAAATATTTTAGATAAAGTAGACCATCTTATTATTGGTGGTGGAATGAGTTTTACTTTTGTTAAAGCCCAAGGTGGTAGCATAGGAAACTCTATTTGTGAAGATGATAAAATGGAGCTAGCATTAGCTATTTTAAAACAAGCAAAAGAAAAAGGAGTAGAGGTTCATATTCCTGTAGATGTTGTTGCAGCAGATAATTTTTCGAATGATGCAAACACTCAGGTTTGCGACATTAATGCCATTCCTGATGGTTGGGAAGGAGTAGATGCAGGACCAAAATCTAGCGCTATTTTCGATGCCGTTGTAAACCAATGTAAAACCATTTTATGGAACGGACCTTTGGGAGTTTTTGAAATGGAATCTTTTTCTGCAGGAACCAAAGCACTTGGAAATTCTATAGATAAAGCAACTAAAAATGGTGCTTTTTCTTTAGTTGGAGGTGGAGATTCTGTTGCAGCAGTTAAACAGTTTGGTTTTGCAAGTAAAGTAAGTTATGTTTCTACTGGCGGTGGTGCTATGTTAGAAATGTTAGAAGGAAAATCTTTACCAGGTATCGATGCAATTTTAAAAGAATCATAA
- a CDS encoding aldo/keto reductase, with protein MKYTTLPNTNIKVSKICLGTMTWGNQNTEEEAFEQMNYALEQGVNFFDTAELYPVPATAERYADTERIIGNWFQKYGNRKNVVLASKIAGGGDYTKHIRTGGFTKENLTDAIEKSLERLQTDYLDLYQLHWPSRGVNCFGTRDYPYKTSTKEAENHLEILETLHKFVSSGVIKAIGLSNETPWGTMKYLETAKANNLPKMATIQNSYSLIHRAYEYGMSEVSLRENIGLLAYSPLAQGVLSGKYLNGNSPEGSRGNLFPRFIARYMGNGSLEAVKRYEELAVKNGITLSEMSLAFINQLPFVTSTIIGATKMTQLKENIGSINIDLSEEILKEIEAIHADFPNPAP; from the coding sequence ATGAAATATACTACATTACCAAATACCAATATTAAAGTTTCTAAAATTTGTTTGGGAACGATGACATGGGGAAATCAAAATACAGAAGAAGAAGCTTTTGAGCAAATGAACTATGCACTAGAGCAAGGAGTCAATTTTTTTGATACTGCAGAGCTGTATCCTGTTCCTGCAACTGCAGAAAGATATGCAGATACAGAACGTATAATTGGCAATTGGTTTCAAAAATATGGAAATCGTAAAAATGTGGTTTTAGCTAGTAAAATTGCTGGTGGTGGCGATTATACAAAGCACATTCGAACAGGAGGTTTTACGAAAGAAAATTTAACAGATGCTATAGAAAAAAGTCTCGAGCGTTTGCAAACTGATTATTTAGACTTGTACCAGCTTCATTGGCCATCGAGAGGTGTTAATTGTTTTGGTACTAGAGATTATCCATATAAAACAAGTACTAAAGAAGCAGAAAATCATTTAGAAATTTTAGAAACGCTTCATAAATTTGTGTCATCAGGAGTTATAAAAGCTATCGGTCTTTCTAATGAAACTCCTTGGGGAACGATGAAGTATTTAGAAACAGCAAAAGCAAATAATTTACCCAAAATGGCTACCATTCAAAATTCGTACTCTTTAATACATAGGGCTTATGAATACGGAATGTCGGAAGTTTCTTTAAGAGAAAATATTGGTTTACTGGCTTATTCACCGTTGGCACAAGGTGTATTGTCTGGTAAATATTTAAACGGAAATAGTCCCGAAGGGTCAAGAGGAAACTTATTTCCAAGATTTATAGCACGTTATATGGGAAATGGCTCTTTGGAGGCTGTTAAGAGATATGAAGAATTGGCTGTTAAAAACGGAATTACATTATCGGAAATGTCGTTGGCATTTATCAACCAATTACCTTTCGTAACAAGCACTATTATTGGAGCAACAAAAATGACTCAACTAAAAGAGAATATTGGTAGTATTAATATTGATTTATCGGAAGAAATACTAAAAGAAATTGAAGCTATTCATGCAGATTTTCCGAATCCGGCACCATAA
- a CDS encoding DUF6370 family protein has protein sequence MLFKKIIIVCLLAFVACKKEAKITIASAEISCGQCNFELDSEAGCSLAVKVFDEAYFIDGFSIDDFGDAHDENTGFCNVIRKGSIEGTIENGRFLATKLKLIPLE, from the coding sequence ATGTTGTTTAAAAAAATTATAATTGTATGTTTACTAGCCTTTGTAGCATGCAAGAAAGAAGCAAAAATAACAATTGCATCCGCAGAAATTTCTTGTGGACAATGTAACTTTGAGTTAGATTCTGAGGCTGGCTGTAGTTTGGCTGTAAAAGTATTTGATGAAGCTTATTTTATTGACGGATTTTCTATTGATGATTTTGGTGATGCCCACGATGAAAATACTGGCTTTTGCAATGTAATAAGAAAAGGAAGTATAGAGGGAACTATTGAAAATGGACGTTTTTTAGCTACTAAATTGAAATTAATCCCTTTAGAATAA
- a CDS encoding glutamine--tRNA ligase/YqeY domain fusion protein: MSENKKPLNFLEHIIEEDLANGMPKSNLRFRFPPEPNGYLHIGHTKAIGISFGLGETYKAPVNLRFDDTNPAKEEQEYVDAIKKDISWLGYTWANECYSSDYFQQLYDWAVLLIKDGKAYVDSQTSEEMRVQKGTPTSVGTESPYRNRSVEENLELFLGMKEGKFKEGEHTLRAKIDMESPNMLMRDPLMYRILYKSHHRTGNEWCIYPMYDWTHGESDYIEQISHSLCSLEFKPHRELYNWFRDNVFEYSKNTLPLPPKQREFSRLNLSYTVMSKRKLLTLVEKEIVAGWDDPRMPTISGLRRRGYTPNSIRKFIETVGVSKRENVIDVALLEFKIREDLNKTANRVMAVLDPVKVVITNYPEGKEEFLQAENNQEDETAGFREVPFSREIYIEREDFREEANKKFFRLKLGKEVRLKNAYFITANSCTKDENGHITEIQCTYDPLTKSGSGTEESMRKVKGTLHWVSAKHALKAEVRAYDRLFLDPAPDAHKDKDFMEFLNPNSLEIINAFVEPSLKSANIGDRFQFQRLGYFSVDDDTTENKLVFNKTVGLRDNWSK; encoded by the coding sequence ATGTCTGAAAATAAAAAACCGCTCAATTTTTTAGAGCACATTATAGAAGAAGATTTGGCAAACGGAATGCCAAAGAGTAATTTACGTTTTCGTTTTCCGCCAGAACCAAACGGTTATTTACATATTGGGCACACCAAAGCAATTGGAATTAGCTTTGGATTGGGCGAAACTTATAAAGCTCCTGTAAATTTACGTTTCGACGATACAAACCCAGCAAAAGAAGAGCAAGAATATGTAGATGCTATAAAAAAGGATATTTCTTGGCTAGGATATACTTGGGCTAACGAGTGTTATTCTTCTGATTATTTTCAACAACTATACGATTGGGCTGTATTATTAATAAAAGATGGCAAAGCGTATGTAGATTCTCAAACTTCAGAAGAAATGAGAGTTCAGAAAGGAACCCCAACTTCTGTGGGTACAGAAAGCCCATATAGAAACCGTTCTGTAGAGGAAAATTTAGAATTGTTTCTGGGCATGAAAGAGGGAAAATTTAAAGAAGGAGAGCATACACTGCGTGCAAAAATAGATATGGAAAGTCCGAATATGTTAATGAGAGATCCATTAATGTATCGAATATTATATAAATCACATCATAGAACTGGTAACGAATGGTGCATTTACCCAATGTATGATTGGACACATGGAGAAAGTGATTATATAGAGCAAATATCACATTCGTTATGTTCTTTAGAGTTTAAACCGCACCGAGAATTGTACAATTGGTTTCGAGACAATGTGTTTGAATATAGTAAAAACACCCTTCCATTGCCTCCAAAGCAAAGAGAGTTTTCTAGATTAAACTTAAGTTATACGGTAATGAGCAAAAGAAAATTACTAACTTTAGTTGAAAAAGAAATTGTAGCAGGTTGGGACGACCCAAGAATGCCAACAATATCTGGTTTAAGAAGACGTGGTTATACACCCAACTCAATTCGAAAATTTATTGAAACTGTAGGTGTTTCTAAAAGAGAAAATGTAATTGATGTGGCTCTTTTAGAGTTTAAAATTAGAGAAGACCTAAATAAAACTGCCAACAGAGTTATGGCAGTATTAGACCCTGTAAAAGTTGTTATTACAAATTATCCTGAAGGAAAAGAGGAATTCTTACAAGCAGAAAACAATCAAGAAGATGAAACTGCTGGGTTTAGAGAAGTTCCTTTCTCTAGAGAAATTTACATTGAAAGAGAAGATTTTAGAGAAGAGGCAAATAAAAAATTTTTCCGTTTAAAACTTGGCAAAGAAGTGCGTTTAAAAAATGCTTACTTTATTACTGCTAATAGTTGTACAAAAGATGAAAACGGGCACATAACAGAAATTCAGTGTACTTATGACCCACTTACAAAATCGGGAAGTGGTACCGAAGAAAGTATGCGTAAAGTAAAAGGTACTTTGCATTGGGTTTCGGCAAAACATGCCTTAAAAGCAGAAGTTCGAGCTTATGACAGGTTATTTTTAGATCCTGCACCAGATGCACACAAAGACAAGGATTTTATGGAATTTTTAAATCCGAATTCTTTAGAGATAATCAATGCTTTTGTAGAGCCTAGTTTAAAATCTGCCAATATTGGCGATCGCTTTCAGTTTCAACGTTTAGGATACTTTAGTGTTGATGACGATACTACAGAAAATAAACTTGTATTTAATAAAACAGTTGGTTTAAGAGATAATTGGTCTAAGTAA
- a CDS encoding DUF2452 domain-containing protein, with product MKKDGEKKPDLVVFNEKTQQYDAALKPYGTSASSPVIKPLNTATWRNDGVQRVNKQFKSKFDEVRKEYEELLEKFQYNDLIYNAKFSFEPNIGEVYHLYNNRNDEPFLSIISPNQCSFKHLGSFRLNTDKMWEKVT from the coding sequence ATGAAAAAAGATGGAGAAAAAAAGCCAGATTTAGTTGTTTTTAATGAAAAAACACAACAATATGATGCTGCTTTAAAACCTTACGGAACTTCTGCTAGCTCGCCTGTTATCAAACCATTAAATACTGCTACATGGCGTAACGATGGTGTACAACGTGTAAATAAACAATTTAAATCTAAGTTTGACGAGGTTAGAAAAGAGTATGAAGAGTTGCTCGAGAAATTTCAATACAACGATTTAATTTATAATGCTAAATTTAGTTTTGAACCAAATATTGGAGAAGTATATCATTTGTATAATAATAGAAATGATGAGCCTTTTTTATCTATTATTTCACCCAATCAATGTAGTTTTAAACACTTAGGTTCCTTTCGTTTAAATACAGACAAAATGTGGGAAAAAGTTACTTAA
- the folB gene encoding dihydroneopterin aldolase, protein MGIIKVNNIRVFAYHGCLEEEAKIGSEYRVDVTVKANLKKSAKTDELADTIDYVHLNYIVKEEMAIRSKLLEEVAQRILDRFFRELRTLKKATVSVAKINPPIGGNVEEVVVILTKKR, encoded by the coding sequence ATGGGTATAATAAAGGTTAATAATATTAGGGTATTTGCATATCACGGCTGTTTAGAAGAAGAAGCTAAAATAGGAAGCGAGTACAGGGTAGATGTAACGGTAAAAGCAAACTTAAAAAAATCGGCAAAGACAGATGAGTTAGCAGATACTATAGATTATGTTCATTTAAATTATATAGTTAAAGAAGAAATGGCCATTCGTTCTAAACTTTTAGAAGAAGTAGCACAAAGAATTTTAGACCGTTTTTTTAGAGAGTTAAGAACACTAAAAAAAGCCACTGTTTCTGTAGCAAAGATCAATCCACCAATTGGTGGAAATGTAGAAGAAGTGGTGGTAATTTTAACAAAAAAGCGATAA
- a CDS encoding MBL fold metallo-hydrolase, which translates to MKIYPIETGNFKLDGGAMFGVVPKTIWQKTNPADANNLIDMSMRCMLIENGQQLILIDTGLGAKQSEKFFSYYYLYGDFSLNSSLKKLGYHRDDITDVFLTHLHFDHCGGVIEWNTSKSMLQPAFKNAKIWSNNAHWKWATEPNPREKASFLKENIFPIEENGQLNFIDNNGQNSLGFDILFMDGHTEKQMLPKITYQGKTIVFMADLLPTIGHIPLPYVMGYDTRPLLTIKEKDNFLKEAADNNYYLFLEHDAHHELCTVMHTEKGVRLKNTHKFIDIFN; encoded by the coding sequence ATGAAGATTTATCCAATAGAAACAGGCAATTTTAAGCTAGATGGTGGTGCAATGTTTGGCGTAGTACCAAAAACCATTTGGCAAAAAACAAATCCTGCAGATGCCAACAATTTAATTGATATGAGTATGCGTTGTATGCTCATAGAAAACGGTCAACAACTCATTTTAATAGACACAGGTTTAGGCGCTAAACAATCTGAAAAATTTTTTAGCTATTATTATTTATATGGCGACTTTTCTCTAAACTCATCTCTTAAAAAATTAGGATATCATAGAGATGATATTACAGATGTTTTTTTAACACACTTGCATTTCGACCATTGTGGTGGTGTTATAGAATGGAATACATCAAAGTCAATGTTACAACCTGCATTTAAAAATGCAAAAATTTGGTCTAATAACGCTCATTGGAAATGGGCAACTGAGCCAAATCCAAGAGAAAAAGCTTCCTTTTTAAAAGAAAATATTTTTCCTATTGAAGAAAATGGTCAGTTAAATTTTATCGACAATAATGGTCAAAATTCATTAGGTTTCGATATCTTATTTATGGATGGTCATACAGAAAAACAAATGTTACCAAAAATTACTTATCAAGGTAAAACAATTGTTTTTATGGCAGATTTATTACCAACAATTGGTCATATACCTTTACCATATGTTATGGGGTATGACACAAGACCACTATTAACTATTAAAGAGAAAGATAATTTTTTAAAAGAGGCTGCCGACAATAATTATTACCTTTTTTTAGAGCATGATGCTCATCATGAACTCTGTACAGTAATGCACACAGAAAAAGGAGTACGATTAAAAAACACACATAAATTTATAGATATATTTAATTAG
- a CDS encoding S8 family peptidase gives MNVLKPIMYSAFAGLLFASCKSSITTIPVPAGANTVLNIPAKKAGLSEIETKTWSHLDLETDTIPGMSIEKAYQFLDGKKGVSVVVAIADSGVDVSHEDLKDVVWVNEDEVAGNNKDDDNNGYIDDINGWNFLGNAAGDLVNADQLEITRLVKKGMDKFGDKKASEITAENKTEFEEFLKLKEKFEASVTAHEQELKNLNQTATRINQIEDNFNAVKKFLGKDSFTIDDLKSAKPEKPVLAAQIADITNMLSRGMTEEALLDYKKQLMDYKTSKESGKSYDLNFNKRQTLGDDLYDITDTNYGNNNVIGSKDLESHGTHVAGIVAASRNNNKGVNGVAHNVKIMAVRVVPDGDEHDKDVALGIRYAVDNGAKIINTSFGKAYSPNKQWVYDAIKYAAKKDVLIVNAAGNDGKNIDVEKTYPNDSKDLLTEITDNVITIGAMSASYNENLPASFSNYGKINVDVFAPGVAIYATMPKDEYAQNSGTSMAAPSVAGIAALVRSYYPQLSASQVKHILMNSGFKIPFEVIKPGSKNEKVPFSDLSVSGRVVNAYNALKMADRIVNGKK, from the coding sequence ATGAACGTATTAAAACCAATTATGTATTCAGCTTTTGCTGGTCTTTTATTTGCAAGTTGTAAATCTTCAATAACTACAATACCAGTTCCGGCTGGCGCAAATACAGTTTTAAATATCCCAGCCAAAAAAGCAGGTTTATCTGAAATAGAAACAAAAACTTGGAGTCATTTAGACCTCGAAACCGATACCATACCAGGAATGAGTATTGAAAAAGCATACCAGTTTTTAGATGGTAAAAAAGGAGTTTCGGTAGTTGTTGCTATTGCAGACTCTGGAGTAGATGTATCGCACGAAGATTTAAAAGATGTAGTTTGGGTAAATGAAGATGAGGTTGCAGGAAATAATAAGGATGATGACAATAATGGATATATAGACGATATAAATGGTTGGAATTTTTTAGGAAATGCTGCCGGAGATTTGGTAAATGCAGATCAGTTAGAAATTACAAGGCTTGTTAAAAAAGGAATGGATAAGTTCGGAGATAAAAAAGCAAGTGAAATAACAGCAGAAAATAAAACTGAATTTGAAGAGTTTTTAAAATTAAAAGAAAAATTTGAAGCATCTGTTACTGCCCACGAACAAGAATTAAAAAATTTAAACCAAACAGCTACTAGAATTAATCAAATAGAGGATAATTTTAATGCCGTTAAAAAGTTTTTAGGTAAAGACTCCTTTACCATTGATGATTTAAAAAGTGCCAAACCAGAAAAACCTGTTTTAGCAGCACAAATTGCCGATATTACAAATATGTTAAGCCGAGGAATGACTGAAGAGGCTTTGTTAGATTACAAGAAGCAATTAATGGATTACAAAACGTCTAAGGAATCTGGTAAAAGTTACGACTTAAACTTTAATAAAAGACAAACTTTAGGAGACGATTTATACGACATTACAGATACCAACTATGGGAACAATAATGTTATTGGTTCTAAAGATTTAGAAAGTCACGGTACACACGTTGCGGGTATTGTAGCCGCATCTAGAAACAATAATAAAGGTGTAAACGGTGTAGCGCATAATGTAAAAATTATGGCAGTAAGAGTTGTGCCTGATGGAGATGAGCACGACAAAGATGTAGCTTTAGGTATTCGATATGCAGTAGATAATGGTGCAAAAATAATAAATACAAGTTTTGGAAAAGCCTATTCACCAAACAAGCAGTGGGTGTATGATGCAATAAAATATGCAGCAAAAAAAGATGTTTTAATAGTAAATGCAGCCGGTAACGATGGTAAAAATATAGATGTTGAAAAAACATATCCTAACGACTCCAAAGACTTGTTAACAGAAATAACAGATAACGTAATAACAATTGGTGCAATGAGTGCCTCTTATAATGAAAACTTACCTGCGTCATTTTCTAATTACGGAAAAATAAATGTAGATGTTTTTGCGCCAGGAGTAGCTATATACGCTACGATGCCTAAAGATGAATATGCACAAAATAGTGGAACTTCTATGGCAGCACCTTCTGTGGCAGGTATTGCAGCCTTAGTACGTTCATATTATCCGCAATTATCTGCAAGTCAGGTGAAACATATTTTAATGAATTCTGGTTTTAAAATACCTTTTGAAGTAATAAAACCTGGATCTAAAAACGAGAAAGTTCCCTTTTCTGATTTATCAGTATCTGGTAGAGTTGTAAATGCTTACAATGCTTTAAAAATGGCAGATAGAATTGTAAACGGAAAAAAATAA